TGCTTCCCCAAAAACGACCAGAAACCCTATTGCTCCTGAATAAGGTGCTAAACCTGATGGAACTGATGACATGGTGAACAAAACTAATGGCACAAACAAAATTCCTACTGCAACTCCTTGTAAAACATATGGTATTGCCATTGTAGATAATGAAATATCTGGCACAAAAAGAAACGTAAACCACAGATGAAATACTGCTAGAATAAAAAATCCTAGCATAAAAAATATATTTAGACGCTACTGTTTTAGCTAGAAAAATTGCTGCCAAAACCATTCCGATTACATTTCCAATTACATTAAGATACTGAATATGAGCTACACGCGATGGCTCCCAATTCCAAACGCTAAACATGGTGCTATGACAAATGTTAAGCGTTGCTCTACCTATATAAAAAAGGAAAAAACAACAGAAACCGAATTGACTTTTATTTTTACTTCGAATCTCAAAATTAAGGATTTATTAACATGCCCGACACATAGCACTTTTTATTGGTTTACGAAAACGTGATAGTGTTGAAAACTTTCTTTATTCTACAAGTTTTTAGCCAGAATACTATCATTTTAAAAAATAAATCATACCTTTATTAACAAAACAATTTTTTCCATATTACCAGTATGAAACGCAAAATAACCCTTAAACAAATCGCTAAGGAGCTTGATGTATCTATTTCTACCGTATCAAAATCATTACGAAACAGCCTAGAAATAGGAGAAGACACTCGATTAAAAGTTCAGGCTTTTGCCAAATTCTACAATTACAAGCCCAACAATATAGCACTCAGTTTAAAGAATCGTAAAACCAAAACTATTGGTATTATAATTCCCGAAATTGTGCATCATTTTTTCTCAACTGTTATTAACGGAGTAGAGCAAGTTGCCAACGAAAACGGATACAGCGTTATCATATGTTTATCTGATGATTCATTTGATAAAGAAGTACTTAATATGGAAATGCTTGCCAACGGAAGTATCGATGGTTTCATCATGTCTCTATCTAAAGAAACTCAATTTAAAGGAGATTTTCACCATATAACCGAGGTCATAAATCAAGGAATGCCAGTTGTAATGTTTGATCGAGTTACCAATGACATTTTATGCGACAAAGTAATTATTGACGACAAATCGGCTGCTTATGGAGCGGTTCAGAATTTAATCGATAAAGGCCGTAAAAAAATAGCCTTAGTTACTACTGTCGATTATGTTAGCGTTGGAAAACTACGAACCGATGGATACACAAAAGCACTACTAGACAACGACATCCCTTTTAACGAAGATCTCATCATAAAGATTGAAGATGTAGATACTTGCGAAATTATCATTAGCCAATTATTAGAAGATCGTGCAATAGATGCTGTTTTTGCTGTTAATGAACTTTTTGCTGTAACTATAATAAAAACCGCTAGTAAAATGGGACTTAGAGTTCCTGAAGACTTAGCCGTTATAGCCTTTACAGACGGAATTATATCTAAATATTCGACTCCAACTATAACAACAGTAAGCCAAAGCGGCAACAAAATGGGAAATAAAGCAGCCAAAATGCTTATAGATCGCTTGGAATTAGAAACCGAAGAAGGCGAAGAGGAAGAAGAAAATTACAAAACAGAAGTTATCGAAACTCACCTTATAGAAAGAGAATCTACAGATTAATATTCTTACAATCCTAAACAAAAGAACCCATTATTAATTTTAATGGGTTTTTTATTTGCTTCTTTAAAAAAATAATTTATAAATTTACGCCAGCTCAAAACTTTTACTTTTACTTCGAAAATTAAGTTAAGTTTTGATAAGCATAGCGCTTATCGTACATTCATTAAATTACGATAATGGAAAAGCGTAGATTAAGTTTCTGGGAAATTTGGAACATGAGTTTCGGTTTCTTAGGAATACAAATGGGGTTTGCTTTACAAAATGCAAATGCCAGCAGAATTCTTCAAATTTTTGGTGCCGACGTACACGAACTTTCTTGGTTTTGGATAATTGCTCCTTTAATGGGATTAATTGTTCAGCCAGTAATTGGACATTATAGTGATAAAACCTGGGGGAAATTTGGACGAAGAAAACCTTTTTTTCTTGTAGGTGCTATTCTAGCTTCAGTTGGATTAATATTAATGCCACAGGCAAACATTTTCACTTCAATACTACCCGCTTTATGGGTTGGTGCCGGAATGCTTATGATTATGGATGCGTCATTTAATATTGCCATGGAGCCCTTTCGTGCTTTAGTTGGTGACAATTTAAGAACAGACCAACGTACCGCAGGATTTAGTATTCAAACAGCACTTATTGGCTTTGGAGCTGTAATTGGTTCTTCTTTACCATATGTCTTGACGAAATGGTTTGGAGTCCCTAACAGTAGCCTTCCCGGAAGCGTTCCTTTAAATCTTACACTTTCTTTTATTTTAGGTGCCGCAGTTTTAATCGGCTCTATACTTGTTACCTTATTTACAACTAAAGAATACTCTCCTGATGAATTGGCTCTTTTTGAAGACCCAAAAGCGGAGAAAATTGAGATTGAAGAAAAATCAAAACTCACAGACATCTTTAGAGATTTTGCAAAAATGCCAACCACCATGCGCCAACTTAGTTGGGTGCAGTTTTTTTCATGGTTTGGACTTTTCGGTATGTGGGTATTTAGTACCCCTGCAATTGCACATCACATTTACGGATTACCCTAGATGATAATTCTAGCCAAAGCTATCAAGATGCTGGGGATTGGGTTGGAATACTTTTCGGAGTTTACAATCTAGTATCAGCCATTATAGCCTTATTTTTTCTGCCAATGATTGCTAAAAAAATTGGACGAAAATCGACTCATGCTCTTTCTTTAGTTATAGGTGGAATAGGTTTAATATCTATTTACTTTATGCCAGATGAAAATTGGGTTATTCTTTCTATGGTATTAATTGGTGTGGCTTGGGCTAGTATCCTCGCAATGCCATATGCTATCCTAGCAGGATCGATTGCTCCTAAAAAAATGGGCGTTTACATGGGGATATTCAACTTCTTTGTAGTAATTCCTCAAATAATAAACGCAATAATTGGAGGCCCAATTGTAAAATACCTTTATAACGGTGATGCTATATACGCATTAATTACAAGCGGTGTCAGCTTTCTGATAGCTGCTGTTCTAGTTTACAAAGTGAAAGATGTAGATGATATTAAAAATGAAACCTACGACAAGAAATCTTTTAAATAAGACAAAAAGTAGGCTTCTCTCAGTTAAAATATTTTTCGAAAGAAATTAAAAAATAAGCATATTATTAAATGAATACAAAAGCATTCATATTCGACCTAGACGGTGTAATTGTTGACACTGCTAAATACCATTATTTGGCATGGCAAAAAATTGCAAATGCATTAAACATTGACTTTACACACGAACATAACGAACTTTTAAAAGGAGTAAGTCGTGTACGTTCATTAGATATTATCCTAGAACTAGGAAACATTCAAGCTTCACAAGAAGATAAAGACAAATGGCTTATCCAAAAAAATGAAGACTACCTAACTTATTTGGTAGATATGAATGAAAGCGAAATTCTTCAGGGTGTTTTGCCTGTATTAGAATTTTTAAAAGAAAAAAAGCAAGCTATCGCATTGGGTTCGGCAAGTAAAAATGCACGCCCGATTCTAGAAAAAACAGGAATCATTTCCTACTTCGATGTTATCGTTGATGGTAATGATGTTACAAATGCTAAACCAGATCCAGAAGTTTTCTTAAAAGCAGCTCGACTACTAAACATAAGCCCTGAAGATTCAATCGTTTTTGAAGATTCGGTTGCAGGAGTCCAAGCAGCCAATATCGGAAAAATGACTAGCGTAGGCATAGGTTCTAAAGCTGTCTTGCATGAAGCGAAATACGTCTTTGAGGATTTTACCTTAATAGATCAAACATTCATCGAATCATTAATTACAGCATAAATCAATCAAACAAAACAAAATGAATCAAGATTATATAAAACCAGACAATTGGTCAATAATAGAAGAAGGCTTTGATGTAGAGAGAGTTAAATCGTCTGAAAGTCTTTTCAGTATCGGAAACGGTGCTATGGGACAACGTGCCAATTTTGAAGAAAAATATTCGGGAGAAACTTTTCAAGGAAGTTATATAGCTGGAATTTATTACCCAGATAAAACTAAAGTGGGTTGGTGGAAAAACGGATACCCAAAATATTTTGCAAAAGTATTAAACGCTCCAAATTGGATTGGTATCAATATTGAAATCAATGAAGAAGCTTTTGATTTAAATTCTTGTACCGAAGTGAAAAATTTCCGTAGAGAATTAAACATGCAAGAAGGTTGGTACAATCGTTCTTTTGAAGCAACCTTAAAAAATGGAACAGAAATCGCTGTTAACGTACGTCGTTTTCTATCTCTAAATTTAGATGAAGTTGGTATTATTAAATATGATATTACTCCATTAAACAAAGATGCTAAAATACTTTACAAACCATATATTGATGCAGGTGTTACCAATGAAGATGCTAACTGGGAGGAAAAATTCTGGGAACCTCTTGAAGTAAAAAAAGCAACAAACGAAGCTTTCGTAACTGCTCAAACCTATAAAACTCATTTTAAGGTTACAACTTTCATGCACAATAGTATTTTTGCTAACGGCGAAAATATTAATATCTCTCCTTCAACAATTGATTCTTCATCAGATAAGGTAGAATATACCTATGGCGTAATTATTGCAAAAGGACAAACTTCATCTATACAAAAAATTGGTGGATATACTGTTTCATTGAATCATACTAACACTCTTGCCGCTGCAGAAAAAGCGATTAAAGAAGCATTAAGCAAAGGGTATGACCAATTATTACAAGAACAAATTGATGCTTGGGCAAAAGTTTGGGAAATGTCAGATATTACTATTGAAGGTGATGTAAAAGCACAACAAGGAATTCGTTTCAATATTTTTCAGTTAAACCAAACCTATTCAGGAAAAGACAACCGATTAAATATTGGACCTAAAGGATTTACAGGAGAAAAATACGGAGGATCTACTTATTGGGATACTGAAGCATATTGCATTCCGTTTTACATGGCTACTAAAGACCAGCAAGTTGCAAGAAATTTATTGACTTACCGTTACAATCAGCTTGATAAAGCAATTGAAAACGCTAAAGACAATTTAGGTTTTAAAGATGGAGCGGCTTTATATCCAATGGTAACTATGAATGGTGAAGAATGCCATAACGAATGGGAAATCACTCATGAAGAAATTCATAGAAATGGTGCCATCGCTTTTGCAATATTCAATTACAATCGCTACACAGGAGATTACTCATATATTCCAGAAAAAGGATTAGAAGTATTAATCGGAATCGCTCGTTTCTGGCACCAAAGAGCCTCATTCTCTACTGACAAAAATCAGTATGTGATTTTGGGAGTTACAGGTCCAAACGAATACGAAAAT
Above is a window of Flavobacterium branchiarum DNA encoding:
- a CDS encoding LacI family DNA-binding transcriptional regulator translates to MKRKITLKQIAKELDVSISTVSKSLRNSLEIGEDTRLKVQAFAKFYNYKPNNIALSLKNRKTKTIGIIIPEIVHHFFSTVINGVEQVANENGYSVIICLSDDSFDKEVLNMEMLANGSIDGFIMSLSKETQFKGDFHHITEVINQGMPVVMFDRVTNDILCDKVIIDDKSAAYGAVQNLIDKGRKKIALVTTVDYVSVGKLRTDGYTKALLDNDIPFNEDLIIKIEDVDTCEIIISQLLEDRAIDAVFAVNELFAVTIIKTASKMGLRVPEDLAVIAFTDGIISKYSTPTITTVSQSGNKMGNKAAKMLIDRLELETEEGEEEEENYKTEVIETHLIERESTD
- the pgmB gene encoding beta-phosphoglucomutase, with translation MNTKAFIFDLDGVIVDTAKYHYLAWQKIANALNIDFTHEHNELLKGVSRVRSLDIILELGNIQASQEDKDKWLIQKNEDYLTYLVDMNESEILQGVLPVLEFLKEKKQAIALGSASKNARPILEKTGIISYFDVIVDGNDVTNAKPDPEVFLKAARLLNISPEDSIVFEDSVAGVQAANIGKMTSVGIGSKAVLHEAKYVFEDFTLIDQTFIESLITA
- a CDS encoding glycoside hydrolase family 65 protein, translating into MNQDYIKPDNWSIIEEGFDVERVKSSESLFSIGNGAMGQRANFEEKYSGETFQGSYIAGIYYPDKTKVGWWKNGYPKYFAKVLNAPNWIGINIEINEEAFDLNSCTEVKNFRRELNMQEGWYNRSFEATLKNGTEIAVNVRRFLSLNLDEVGIIKYDITPLNKDAKILYKPYIDAGVTNEDANWEEKFWEPLEVKKATNEAFVTAQTYKTHFKVTTFMHNSIFANGENINISPSTIDSSSDKVEYTYGVIIAKGQTSSIQKIGGYTVSLNHTNTLAAAEKAIKEALSKGYDQLLQEQIDAWAKVWEMSDITIEGDVKAQQGIRFNIFQLNQTYSGKDNRLNIGPKGFTGEKYGGSTYWDTEAYCIPFYMATKDQQVARNLLTYRYNQLDKAIENAKDNLGFKDGAALYPMVTMNGEECHNEWEITHEEIHRNGAIAFAIFNYNRYTGDYSYIPEKGLEVLIGIARFWHQRASFSTDKNQYVILGVTGPNEYENNINNNFYTNYIAKWCIDYATEQLTKVTTEYPADHKRIIEKVQLTENEIQEWKKVADNMYFPFSKELNVYLQQDGFLDKDLVPVKDLDRSQRPINQKWSWDRVLRSPYIKQADVLQCFYFFEEHFSKEELLRNFEFYESFTVHESSLSPCVHSIQAAALDKMDMAYTFYLRTSRLDLDDYNKEVEEGCHITSMAGTWMSIVEGFGGMRVKNDTLHFSPKIPKEWTGYSFKINFRNQILKVSINHNETTFSVDGDDELAIVVNGQTVVANKFVTT